The Caulifigura coniformis genome includes a region encoding these proteins:
- the mutS gene encoding DNA mismatch repair protein MutS: MSNSPEEPRLTPMMQRYLEVKKETPGTILLFRMGDFYELFHEDAEIAARVLGLTLTSRDKTSSNPVPMAGFPFHALDGYLKKLVAAGHRAAICDQVEDPKTAKGMVRREVTRIITPGTLTEDSLLDPKRSNFLAAIFPEKERVGLAWLELSTGRFQCAEVSLVAQSRKNAKPFAALRTGPTGPRLEALFDELARLQPAELLVSEDWRIDPVVVALGTIPDLVLTERAPWSFVPARCVDVLKNHFKTATLEGFDLEDDSPAVFAAGALLDYAREMQRTGVDHVMKLEPHRRGSNLLIDDATRRSLELTRTLRDTRRDGSLLAVIDETVTPMGARLLADWLSNPLTDVPAINARLDAVAEIAADRSFAGDVQSLLKEAYDLERLTARVATLRASPRDLSSLARTLALLPRLKARLAGRHCAKLRSLEGNLDLCAEVRRDIEAAVVDEAPLNVAEGGVIRPGFNAQLDEFRDLSNGGKQWIADYQRQEIERTGITSLKVGFNKVFGYYLEVTAANAAKVPPEYVRKQTLKNQERYITPPLKEYEDKVLRAEERALALEQEIFSRLRERVSQECRRLQQTAEVLAQSDVLTGLAVLAVRSNYCRPQVVADPVLDIREGRHPVLDRVKLSGEFVPNDVRLGRTGDVASPDLSTAPHILLITGPNMAGKSTYIRQTALLTVMAQMGSFVPARSAVIGVADRVFARVGASDELSRGQSTFMVEMTETARILNSATERSLVILDEIGRGTSTYDGVSLAWAITEFLHDEVGCRTLFATHYHELTELQTTLAGLANANVAVREQNGDLVFLHRIVPGAADRSYGIQVARLAGVPRDVIDRADVILKTLEADHHKETGELTIPARKPRRKIHALQMNLFDADNHPVMSGLRDLDPAAMTPDQALDELTRLKSKAREVAG; encoded by the coding sequence ATGTCGAATTCCCCGGAAGAACCTCGGCTCACGCCGATGATGCAGCGCTACCTGGAGGTCAAGAAAGAGACCCCCGGGACGATCCTGCTCTTCCGCATGGGCGATTTCTACGAGCTGTTCCACGAAGACGCCGAGATCGCCGCCCGCGTCCTCGGCCTGACGCTCACGAGCCGCGACAAAACGTCGTCGAACCCCGTGCCGATGGCCGGGTTTCCGTTTCATGCGCTCGATGGCTACCTGAAGAAGCTCGTCGCCGCCGGACACCGCGCCGCGATCTGCGACCAGGTCGAAGATCCGAAGACGGCCAAGGGGATGGTCCGCCGCGAAGTGACGCGGATCATCACTCCCGGCACGCTGACGGAAGACTCGCTGCTCGATCCCAAACGCAGCAACTTCCTGGCCGCCATCTTCCCCGAGAAGGAACGCGTCGGCCTCGCGTGGCTCGAACTTTCCACCGGCCGGTTCCAGTGCGCCGAGGTGTCGCTCGTCGCCCAGTCGCGGAAGAACGCGAAGCCCTTCGCGGCCCTGCGGACAGGCCCCACCGGTCCGCGACTCGAAGCGCTGTTCGATGAACTCGCCCGGCTGCAGCCTGCGGAACTGCTCGTCTCGGAAGACTGGCGCATCGATCCGGTCGTCGTGGCCCTGGGGACCATCCCCGACCTCGTGCTGACCGAGCGGGCCCCCTGGAGCTTCGTGCCGGCCCGCTGCGTGGACGTCCTCAAGAACCACTTCAAGACGGCGACGCTTGAAGGTTTCGACCTGGAGGATGATTCCCCGGCCGTCTTCGCGGCCGGCGCGCTGCTCGACTATGCCCGCGAGATGCAGCGAACGGGCGTGGATCATGTCATGAAGCTCGAGCCGCATCGCCGCGGCTCGAACCTGCTGATCGATGACGCCACCCGCCGCAGCCTGGAGCTGACCCGCACGCTTCGCGACACGCGGCGCGACGGCAGCCTGCTGGCCGTGATCGATGAAACGGTCACGCCGATGGGCGCGCGGCTGCTGGCTGACTGGCTCTCGAATCCGCTGACGGATGTTCCGGCGATCAATGCGCGGCTCGATGCCGTGGCCGAGATCGCCGCCGATCGCAGCTTTGCGGGGGACGTCCAGTCGCTGCTCAAGGAGGCGTACGACCTCGAACGCCTGACCGCCCGCGTCGCGACGCTGCGGGCGTCGCCGCGCGACCTGTCGTCGCTCGCCCGCACGCTCGCCCTCCTGCCGCGTCTCAAGGCCCGGCTGGCGGGACGACATTGCGCGAAGCTCCGTTCGCTCGAAGGAAACCTCGACCTGTGCGCCGAGGTTCGTCGGGACATCGAAGCGGCCGTTGTCGACGAAGCGCCGCTCAACGTGGCCGAGGGGGGCGTGATCCGTCCCGGGTTCAATGCCCAGCTCGATGAGTTCCGCGACCTGAGCAACGGCGGGAAGCAGTGGATCGCCGACTATCAGCGGCAGGAGATCGAGCGGACCGGGATCACCAGCCTGAAGGTCGGCTTCAACAAGGTGTTCGGCTACTACCTGGAAGTCACGGCCGCGAACGCTGCGAAGGTTCCTCCGGAATACGTTCGCAAACAGACGCTCAAGAACCAGGAACGCTACATCACGCCGCCCCTCAAGGAATATGAGGACAAGGTGCTGCGGGCGGAGGAGCGGGCGCTGGCGCTCGAACAGGAAATTTTCTCGCGGCTGAGGGAGCGTGTGAGCCAGGAGTGTCGCCGACTGCAGCAGACGGCCGAAGTGCTCGCGCAGTCGGACGTGCTGACGGGGCTGGCCGTGCTGGCCGTCCGGTCGAACTACTGCCGGCCGCAGGTCGTGGCCGATCCGGTGCTCGACATCCGCGAAGGCCGGCATCCCGTCCTCGACCGTGTCAAACTTTCCGGCGAGTTCGTCCCCAACGACGTCCGCCTGGGGAGGACTGGCGACGTCGCCTCTCCGGACCTGTCCACCGCTCCCCACATCCTGCTCATCACCGGCCCCAACATGGCCGGCAAAAGCACCTACATCCGCCAGACGGCCCTGCTGACCGTCATGGCGCAGATGGGCTCGTTCGTTCCGGCCCGCTCGGCCGTCATTGGCGTGGCCGATCGCGTGTTCGCCCGCGTCGGCGCCAGCGATGAGCTCTCGCGCGGCCAAAGTACGTTCATGGTCGAAATGACCGAGACGGCCCGGATCCTGAATTCCGCGACGGAACGAAGCCTCGTCATCCTCGACGAGATCGGCCGCGGCACCAGCACCTACGACGGCGTCTCGCTCGCCTGGGCCATCACGGAATTCCTGCACGACGAAGTCGGCTGCCGCACCCTGTTCGCGACACACTACCACGAGCTCACCGAACTGCAGACCACGCTCGCCGGCCTGGCGAATGCCAATGTGGCCGTGCGGGAACAGAACGGCGATCTCGTGTTCCTGCACCGCATCGTTCCGGGCGCGGCCGATCGCAGCTACGGAATCCAGGTGGCGCGGCTGGCCGGCGTTCCGAGAGACGTCATTGATCGCGCGGACGTGATCCTGAAGACCCTCGAAGCCGACCATCACAAGGAAACGGGCGAGCTGACCATCCCCGCCCGCAAGCCGCGCAGGAAGATCCACGCGCTGCAGATGAACCTGTTCGATGCCGACAACCATCCGGTCATGAGCGGACTGCGCGATCTCGATCCCGCGGCGATGACTCCCGACCAGGCGCTTGATGAACTCACGCGCCTGAAATCCAAGGCGCGCGAAGTGGCCGGCTGA
- a CDS encoding Dabb family protein has translation MLAHDVYFTLFDASPKAIDEMVAACHKYLKNHPGVVFFAAGKCGDEFNRPVNDRMYDVALHVYFQDKEAHDAYQTVADHVTFIEQNKPKWKQVRVFDSWVTG, from the coding sequence ATGCTTGCTCACGACGTTTACTTCACGCTGTTCGATGCGTCTCCCAAGGCCATCGACGAGATGGTCGCCGCCTGTCACAAGTATCTGAAGAACCATCCGGGCGTCGTCTTCTTCGCGGCCGGGAAATGCGGCGACGAGTTCAATCGCCCGGTGAACGACCGCATGTACGACGTCGCCCTCCACGTCTACTTCCAGGACAAGGAGGCCCACGACGCCTACCAGACCGTCGCCGACCACGTGACGTTCATCGAACAGAATAAGCCGAAGTGGAAGCAGGTCCGCGTCTTCGACTCCTGGGTCACGGGCTGA
- a CDS encoding SRPBCC family protein, whose protein sequence is MPLVIIEEDRRIEAPAEVIYGILADYRAGHPSILPPAFSGLVIEEGGYGAGTRIRFTATMMGMREQMVGVIEEPEPGRVLIERYPDRGTVTSFTIDPEQDCCRVTIRTEIEASPVSAFFQRLFVPRLLRGVFRQELANLDREATRKKPGF, encoded by the coding sequence ATGCCGCTCGTCATCATCGAAGAGGACCGCCGGATCGAGGCCCCGGCGGAGGTAATTTACGGCATCCTTGCGGATTACCGGGCCGGTCATCCGTCGATCCTTCCGCCGGCGTTTTCCGGCCTCGTCATCGAGGAAGGGGGCTATGGAGCGGGAACCCGGATCCGGTTCACCGCGACGATGATGGGGATGCGCGAGCAGATGGTCGGAGTGATCGAGGAGCCGGAGCCGGGACGGGTGCTGATTGAACGGTACCCCGATCGCGGGACCGTGACTTCGTTCACGATCGATCCCGAGCAGGACTGCTGCCGGGTGACGATCCGGACCGAGATTGAAGCGTCGCCAGTGAGTGCGTTCTTTCAGCGGCTGTTCGTGCCGCGGCTTCTCCGCGGCGTTTTTCGACAGGAGCTCGCGAATCTCGATCGGGAGGCAACACGAAAGAAGCCCGGCTTTTAA
- a CDS encoding septum formation initiator family protein, whose translation MPCDLANADPAPRVSGTLVSLCFWFSLLIAGALFAAATLSGKFLETERHTIQLADQSARVEQLALEVRRLELEARALETDPDYVAAIARQKLATNPARSTIAARTIEPPVQARIESIDPRLDPLRPWMIRVASDNLLRARLLTIAAAIVLFAFTFLHERPARVS comes from the coding sequence ATGCCATGCGATCTGGCGAACGCTGATCCTGCGCCCCGCGTTTCCGGAACGCTGGTCTCCCTCTGCTTCTGGTTCAGCCTCCTCATTGCCGGCGCGCTTTTCGCCGCGGCCACGCTCTCCGGCAAGTTCCTCGAAACGGAACGCCACACGATCCAGCTGGCCGACCAGTCGGCACGCGTCGAACAACTGGCGCTCGAAGTCCGGCGACTCGAACTCGAGGCGCGTGCCCTCGAGACCGATCCCGACTACGTTGCGGCCATCGCACGGCAGAAGCTGGCGACGAATCCCGCGCGATCGACCATCGCTGCGCGGACCATCGAACCGCCCGTCCAGGCCCGCATCGAATCGATCGACCCGCGACTCGATCCCCTCCGCCCGTGGATGATCAGGGTCGCTTCCGACAACCTGCTCCGCGCCCGCCTGCTGACCATCGCCGCCGCGATCGTGCTGTTCGCGTTCACGTTTCTCCACGAACGCCCGGCCCGCGTGTCGTAG
- a CDS encoding AI-2E family transporter, whose amino-acid sequence MSTGPEPIPTPAPEQPIPAETITTGVLVLATGLVVYLCYLVVEPFLTALAWALALAVIAHPVHRWLDRQTTYRSLCAGLTVVAIMLLLMIPAAFVTTSLVQQATQYAGVVQDGITSGRWEEALKANRYLGPLLKRLPEFSSLDRDKSEGAGQHDAVESADQQRALEEDASTAAEQVQVPAFRNQEEETSHFRMPSSGSLASAAGMVTSRLRGFLSGAGWIGMQVLITMMCLFFFLRDRHSVLDGVRGLMPLSESEADRIIRRINDTIHATVFGSLTVAFVQGCMGGLMFWMLGLPSPLFWGAVMGLLAVVPILGTFVIWAPTAAWLAMQGDWTRAGILVAWGALAIGLIDNLLYPFLVGNRMRFHTLLVFFSIVGGLAVFGAAGVILGPVLLAVADGLLQVWRHRIDRARRATT is encoded by the coding sequence ATGTCCACTGGTCCCGAACCGATTCCCACACCCGCGCCGGAACAGCCGATCCCGGCCGAGACCATCACCACCGGCGTTCTCGTCCTCGCGACCGGGCTGGTGGTTTACCTCTGCTACCTCGTCGTGGAGCCCTTCCTGACGGCCCTCGCCTGGGCCCTGGCGCTGGCCGTCATCGCCCACCCCGTCCATCGCTGGCTCGACCGCCAGACAACGTACCGCAGCCTGTGTGCGGGGCTGACCGTCGTTGCGATCATGCTGCTCCTCATGATCCCTGCCGCCTTTGTCACGACGAGCCTCGTCCAGCAGGCGACCCAGTACGCGGGCGTCGTCCAGGACGGCATCACCTCGGGGCGCTGGGAAGAAGCCCTGAAGGCGAATCGATATCTGGGACCGCTCCTGAAACGCCTCCCCGAGTTCTCGTCCCTCGATCGGGACAAATCGGAAGGCGCCGGCCAACACGACGCTGTCGAGTCGGCCGACCAGCAGAGAGCCCTGGAGGAAGATGCCTCAACCGCTGCCGAACAGGTGCAGGTCCCCGCGTTCAGGAATCAGGAGGAGGAGACGTCCCATTTTCGCATGCCTTCCTCCGGGTCGCTCGCGAGCGCGGCCGGTATGGTGACCTCCCGCCTGCGGGGGTTTCTGAGCGGCGCCGGCTGGATCGGAATGCAGGTGCTGATCACGATGATGTGCCTGTTCTTCTTTCTCCGCGATCGGCATTCCGTCCTCGATGGCGTACGGGGGCTGATGCCTCTCTCTGAATCCGAGGCCGACCGGATCATCCGGCGGATCAACGACACGATTCACGCCACCGTCTTCGGATCGTTGACGGTCGCCTTTGTGCAGGGCTGCATGGGGGGACTGATGTTCTGGATGCTCGGGCTTCCTTCGCCTCTGTTCTGGGGAGCCGTGATGGGACTGCTCGCCGTCGTGCCGATTCTCGGGACGTTCGTCATCTGGGCGCCGACGGCCGCGTGGCTCGCCATGCAGGGCGACTGGACCAGGGCCGGCATTCTGGTGGCGTGGGGAGCCCTCGCCATCGGGCTCATCGACAACCTGCTCTACCCGTTCCTCGTGGGAAACCGCATGCGGTTCCACACCCTGCTCGTCTTCTTTTCCATCGTCGGCGGGCTCGCGGTCTTCGGAGCGGCCGGAGTGATTCTGGGGCCAGTGCTCCTGGCAGTCGCCGACGGCCTGCTCCAGGTCTGGCGTCACCGCATCGATCGCGCGCGCCGGGCCACGACCTGA